One Mesorhizobium sp. J428 DNA segment encodes these proteins:
- a CDS encoding GumC family protein gives MSGSAVRGSDVDVDLGTLFASIVRDWKLILAVTIAVTGLAFLIAWLSTPHYRAETRILIETTESVFTRPTPAGESDRPILDEEGVTSQVEVITSSDLLKQVAAKLELGKLKEFDEQANMGLVGRLMVLVGLKSDPGGIAAEDRVLKTMREKLRVYRVERSRVIVVDFSSEDPKLAAAVPNAIADAYLAMQQEAKLKSNASATDWLEPEIEDLRERVKQAETKVAEFRSQSDLLIGQNNSALATQQLSEMSTELSRIRAARATAEANAQSLRDAISGGGSLDAMPDVISSPLIQRLRERQVQLNTDIADLSTTLLGNHPRIKSLRSQLADLDGQIKNEARNILRGLETEAETAKLREAKLVANLNNVKAESARVGDKEVELRALEREAAAQRELLESYLTRYREAASRRDRSYLPADARIFSRATVPFDPYFPKIVPIVGAAFVGSLLVMAIITLLRELFSGRAMRPAGGGRMETVEHVSMPAATATEPEAPVQPEPAVQPASLPPEPQPVIPAPVVAEKPAPARVRIAPNDNRLSVSAAAERLISSGAVRAIFVSPEGDEGAASAVLVAREVADSGLRVALVDLTSSGAASLPTLETTAVPGITNLLTAESQFSHVIHADIYSDCHVIPVGTANPARAMRAADRLPIILNSLGSAYDLVVVECGPADAAGIRRLVGEGTRVFVSALELGDSAVDATAADLRSGGYGDIELVKPEAFENPTPTVPNRSAA, from the coding sequence ATGTCGGGCAGTGCAGTCAGGGGCAGCGATGTCGATGTCGACCTCGGCACCCTCTTTGCCAGCATAGTCAGGGACTGGAAGCTGATCCTGGCGGTGACGATCGCGGTCACCGGCCTGGCTTTTCTTATCGCCTGGCTGTCCACGCCGCACTACCGGGCTGAGACGCGTATCCTGATCGAGACGACGGAATCCGTCTTCACGCGCCCGACGCCGGCCGGCGAGAGCGACAGGCCCATCCTCGACGAAGAGGGCGTCACCAGCCAGGTCGAGGTGATCACGTCCTCGGATCTGCTGAAGCAAGTTGCTGCCAAACTGGAACTCGGCAAGCTGAAGGAGTTCGACGAGCAGGCGAACATGGGCCTGGTCGGCCGCCTGATGGTGCTGGTCGGCCTCAAGAGTGACCCGGGTGGCATTGCCGCGGAGGACCGCGTTCTGAAGACCATGCGTGAAAAGCTGCGCGTCTACCGCGTCGAGCGCTCGCGTGTCATCGTGGTGGATTTCTCCTCCGAGGACCCCAAACTCGCGGCTGCAGTGCCCAATGCGATCGCCGATGCCTATCTCGCCATGCAGCAGGAGGCGAAGCTCAAGTCGAACGCGTCGGCGACGGACTGGCTCGAACCCGAGATCGAGGACTTGCGTGAGAGGGTGAAGCAGGCGGAAACCAAGGTCGCAGAGTTTCGCTCGCAGTCCGACCTGCTGATCGGACAGAACAATTCGGCGCTTGCCACGCAGCAACTGTCGGAGATGTCGACCGAACTCTCCCGAATTCGCGCCGCGCGGGCCACCGCCGAAGCGAACGCCCAAAGCTTGCGCGACGCGATCAGCGGCGGCGGCTCGCTGGATGCAATGCCGGATGTGATCTCTTCGCCTTTGATCCAGCGGCTGCGCGAGCGCCAGGTGCAGCTCAACACAGACATCGCTGATTTGTCGACGACGCTGCTCGGCAATCATCCGCGCATCAAATCGCTGCGCTCGCAGTTGGCCGATCTCGACGGCCAGATAAAGAACGAGGCACGCAACATCCTGCGCGGGCTGGAAACCGAGGCCGAGACCGCTAAGCTGCGTGAAGCCAAGCTCGTCGCCAACCTGAACAATGTGAAGGCCGAGTCCGCCCGTGTCGGCGACAAGGAGGTCGAGCTGCGCGCGCTCGAACGCGAGGCTGCCGCCCAGCGGGAACTGCTGGAATCCTATCTCACGCGCTACCGCGAGGCAGCGTCGCGCCGCGATCGCTCCTACCTGCCGGCGGATGCGCGCATCTTCTCGCGCGCGACCGTGCCATTCGACCCCTATTTCCCCAAGATCGTGCCGATCGTCGGCGCGGCGTTCGTAGGGTCGTTGCTCGTAATGGCCATCATCACCCTGCTGCGGGAACTCTTTTCCGGTCGCGCCATGCGTCCAGCCGGTGGAGGCAGAATGGAAACGGTCGAGCATGTGTCCATGCCAGCAGCCACCGCGACCGAACCTGAGGCGCCCGTTCAGCCCGAACCGGCCGTCCAGCCCGCGTCTCTGCCGCCGGAGCCTCAGCCTGTGATTCCCGCGCCAGTCGTGGCTGAGAAGCCGGCTCCGGCGCGGGTGCGCATAGCGCCGAACGACAATCGCCTCAGCGTGTCGGCTGCGGCCGAGCGGCTGATCTCCAGCGGGGCTGTGCGTGCGATCTTCGTCTCGCCGGAGGGTGACGAAGGGGCTGCGAGCGCCGTGCTGGTGGCGCGCGAAGTAGCGGATTCAGGACTGCGCGTTGCGCTGGTAGACCTCACTTCGTCGGGGGCGGCGTCATTGCCGACGCTGGAAACGACGGCTGTGCCGGGCATCACGAACCTCCTCACCGCCGAATCGCAGTTCTCGCATGTCATCCACGCCGATATCTATTCCGACTGCCATGTGATCCCGGTCGGGACGGCCAATCCGGCGCGTGCCATGCGCGCCGCCGATCGGCTGCCGATCATCCTCAATTCGCTGGGCTCGGCCTACGACCTCGTGGTTGTCGAATGCGGTCCCGCCGACGCCGCCGGCATCCGCAGGCTGGTGGGCGAGGGGACGCGGGTTTTCGTCAGCGCGCTTGAGCTGGGCGACAGCGCGGTGGACGCGACGGCTGCCGACCTCAGGTCCGGCGGCTATGGCGACATAGAGCTCGTGAAGCCCGAGGCGTTCGAGAATCCGACGCCCACCGTGCCGAATCGCTCTGCGGCCTGA
- a CDS encoding GNAT family N-acetyltransferase — protein MHLAAAVKAIRPDVDLIYLERTLKELGGVTSPLAALPSSESPNVALAVCLDGGFEALLDRASGKRKRKKHRSQTRKFEAAGGFRRIEARTPEEIDMLLERFYEMKAKRFRKMGIADVFAPPGVQAFFRKLFTDALSISPPPFVLHGLEVGGTLRAITGSSRSGDRLVCEFGGIAEDELAFVSPGEFLFYQNIHEACEQGFDIYDFSVGDEPYKRLWCNIETRHLDIVVPVSAKGRILAAGLSSVTAIKRAIKQNRVAWALVKRLRRQTATPPAEDD, from the coding sequence ATGCATCTGGCCGCTGCGGTGAAAGCAATTCGTCCCGACGTCGATCTCATTTATCTCGAGCGGACGCTGAAAGAGCTCGGCGGCGTAACGTCTCCGCTTGCCGCGCTTCCAAGCAGCGAAAGCCCCAACGTCGCGCTCGCCGTCTGTCTCGACGGCGGGTTCGAGGCGCTGCTCGATCGCGCGAGCGGCAAGCGTAAACGCAAGAAGCATCGCTCCCAGACGCGCAAGTTCGAAGCGGCGGGTGGTTTCCGTCGCATCGAAGCACGCACGCCCGAAGAAATCGACATGCTTCTGGAGCGCTTCTACGAGATGAAGGCCAAACGTTTCCGCAAGATGGGGATCGCCGACGTTTTCGCGCCACCCGGCGTGCAGGCTTTCTTTCGCAAGCTGTTTACCGACGCGCTGTCCATATCGCCACCGCCCTTCGTGTTGCACGGGCTCGAAGTCGGCGGGACATTGCGAGCGATCACCGGGTCGAGCCGGTCGGGCGATCGCCTTGTCTGCGAATTCGGAGGGATTGCCGAGGACGAACTGGCCTTCGTCAGTCCAGGGGAATTCCTGTTCTACCAAAACATCCACGAAGCCTGCGAACAGGGCTTCGACATTTATGACTTCTCGGTTGGGGACGAGCCTTACAAAAGGCTTTGGTGCAACATCGAAACGCGTCACCTTGATATCGTCGTTCCCGTCTCCGCCAAGGGCCGTATCCTTGCTGCGGGTCTGTCCAGCGTTACGGCGATCAAGCGCGCCATCAAGCAGAACCGCGTGGCCTGGGCGCTGGTGAAGCGGCTGCGCCGGCAGACGGCAACGCCGCCGGCCGAGGACGATTGA
- a CDS encoding polysaccharide deacetylase family protein — translation MIDRGELLRKLALNMARFSGLGALAARFTAGSGAILMLHRVTRDPALPSGINRHLAITPEFLDAVLCEMKTLGFRFVSMDEVPDLLSAPASPERFLAITADDGYRDNVTCALPVLERHAAPMTIYVAPALIEGTIDLWWDVLEEIVYRSDRLYIDTARGLMAVDASTPADKIRANIAIHDYLTTELPEEEQRRVIRALASATGVDHARPSRETLMTWDEVRQASRHPLLTIGAHTLHHFNLKRLSEEQVRREMRDGVKYLEIELGQTPRHLAYPYGYESAVGAREARIAAELGFATAVTTRHGVLYPAHAGHLHALPRISLNGRYQQVGHIKTMVNGVTAPLANRGRAFVTV, via the coding sequence ATGATCGACAGGGGGGAGTTGCTGCGAAAGCTCGCCCTCAACATGGCGAGATTCAGCGGTCTCGGTGCGTTGGCAGCGCGGTTCACTGCGGGTTCCGGCGCGATCCTGATGTTGCACCGTGTCACGCGCGATCCGGCTTTGCCGTCGGGCATCAACCGGCACCTGGCGATCACGCCCGAGTTCCTCGACGCAGTGCTGTGCGAAATGAAGACGCTCGGCTTCCGCTTCGTGTCGATGGACGAGGTGCCCGACCTTCTGTCCGCGCCGGCCAGCCCGGAACGTTTTCTCGCCATCACCGCCGACGACGGCTATCGTGATAATGTGACATGCGCTCTGCCCGTGCTCGAGAGGCACGCCGCGCCGATGACGATCTATGTCGCGCCGGCCTTGATCGAAGGAACGATCGACCTCTGGTGGGACGTGCTGGAGGAGATCGTCTATCGCAGCGACCGGCTCTATATCGACACCGCCAGGGGGCTTATGGCTGTCGATGCATCGACACCGGCCGACAAGATACGTGCCAATATCGCGATCCATGATTATCTGACGACGGAGTTGCCGGAAGAGGAGCAGCGCCGCGTCATCCGTGCGCTCGCGTCGGCGACGGGAGTGGATCATGCGCGGCCTTCGCGCGAGACGCTGATGACCTGGGACGAGGTGAGGCAGGCCTCCCGGCATCCGTTGCTGACCATCGGCGCCCACACGCTCCATCATTTCAATCTCAAGCGCCTGTCGGAGGAACAGGTCCGCCGCGAAATGCGCGACGGCGTTAAATATCTCGAGATCGAGCTCGGCCAGACGCCGCGCCACCTTGCCTATCCCTATGGCTACGAGTCCGCGGTGGGAGCGCGCGAGGCACGGATTGCGGCCGAACTCGGCTTTGCGACCGCCGTCACCACCCGGCACGGCGTGCTCTATCCCGCTCATGCCGGTCATCTCCACGCCTTGCCGCGCATTTCCCTGAACGGCCGATACCAGCAGGTTGGCCACATCAAGACGATGGTCAACGGCGTGACGGCCCCGCTCGCCAATCGGGGCAGGGCATTCGTGACGGTGTGA
- a CDS encoding DUF2842 domain-containing protein, with protein MPVRIRKLIGTVLLIVLVILYAWIATTVAVARLGESGPLVHLTYFLLTGLLWILPAMGIIKWMVKQPKA; from the coding sequence ATGCCCGTCCGCATCCGCAAGCTGATCGGAACCGTGCTGCTGATCGTGCTCGTCATCCTCTATGCCTGGATCGCCACGACGGTCGCCGTCGCCCGGCTTGGCGAGTCCGGGCCGCTGGTGCACCTGACCTATTTCCTGCTGACGGGGCTTTTGTGGATCCTGCCGGCGATGGGCATCATCAAGTGGATGGTGAAGCAGCCGAAGGCCTGA
- a CDS encoding COX15/CtaA family protein — protein MATSAAIDTSAARRREASSRRAVRIWLYVVLVVLFALFIVGGATRLTDSGLSITEWKPIHGVIPPLSEAEWQEEFDLYRQIPQYQQINKGMSLDEFKSIFWWEWAHRLIARLVGVVMALPLAFFWLTGRLESQLKPRLLGLFALGGFQGFIGWWMVASGLSERVSVSQYRLAVHLTLACIIFAAVMWVARGLAPHSEEPASSGTRRLAGAMAMLVLFQIYLGALVAGLDAGMAYNTWPLMDGSVVPGDLFVQQPWWINLFENPKTVQFVHRLGAYLVLAVAIVHAVASWRADPGTTHARRAVLLLLMIVAQAALGITALVLVVPFGWALLHHAFAIVVLGFAVAHWRGTVGEYPRPALRGA, from the coding sequence ATGGCAACGTCTGCTGCGATCGATACATCTGCCGCGCGCCGTCGTGAGGCGAGTTCGCGCCGCGCTGTGCGGATATGGCTCTATGTCGTGCTCGTCGTGCTGTTCGCGCTGTTTATCGTTGGCGGCGCAACGCGCCTGACCGATTCCGGCCTGTCCATCACGGAATGGAAGCCGATCCACGGCGTCATCCCGCCGCTCAGCGAGGCGGAATGGCAGGAAGAGTTCGATCTCTACAGGCAGATTCCGCAATACCAGCAGATCAACAAGGGCATGAGTCTCGACGAATTCAAGTCGATCTTCTGGTGGGAGTGGGCGCACCGGCTCATCGCACGGCTTGTCGGCGTGGTGATGGCTTTGCCGCTCGCCTTCTTCTGGCTCACCGGGCGGCTGGAAAGCCAGTTGAAACCGCGTTTACTTGGCCTTTTCGCGCTGGGCGGCTTCCAAGGGTTTATCGGCTGGTGGATGGTGGCCTCGGGCCTCAGCGAGCGCGTCAGCGTCTCGCAGTACCGGCTGGCGGTGCACCTCACGCTTGCCTGCATTATCTTCGCCGCCGTGATGTGGGTCGCGCGAGGGCTCGCACCGCATTCCGAAGAACCGGCGTCGTCCGGCACGCGCCGCTTGGCCGGCGCTATGGCGATGCTCGTCCTCTTCCAGATCTATCTCGGCGCGCTGGTCGCCGGTCTCGATGCTGGCATGGCCTACAACACCTGGCCACTGATGGACGGAAGCGTGGTGCCGGGCGACCTGTTCGTACAGCAGCCGTGGTGGATCAACCTGTTCGAGAACCCGAAAACCGTGCAGTTCGTGCATAGGCTTGGCGCCTATCTTGTGCTGGCGGTTGCAATTGTCCATGCGGTCGCGTCGTGGCGCGCCGATCCCGGCACCACGCATGCGCGCCGCGCGGTTCTGTTGCTCCTGATGATCGTGGCGCAGGCTGCGCTGGGCATCACGGCGCTGGTGCTCGTAGTGCCCTTTGGCTGGGCGCTGCTGCACCACGCCTTCGCGATCGTGGTGCTCGGCTTCGCGGTGGCCCATTGGCGCGGCACGGTGGGAGAATACCCGCGTCCCGCGCTGCGTGGAGCTTAG